A window from Manduca sexta isolate Smith_Timp_Sample1 chromosome 24, JHU_Msex_v1.0, whole genome shotgun sequence encodes these proteins:
- the LOC119190410 gene encoding arrestin domain-containing protein 5-like, translating to MGVACQILIDRPSEGVHRPGGPVSGVIKYAIDVPTKYEYATISLMGQAYCSWHETEDDNSRTRYTGTDIVIRKVDSLLPRYTDNLPIGAYEYRFVYTLPHDIPSSFQHARGHINYAIILEFKKQAVLTLTKVFKQDIVVRSYLDHVRPIPDTPITFQMEKTLFKPLSSGNQTINLKARIAKPYVKPGERVDIKLIINNDTSVNIKSIKAELVRKTVFTADCWKSRVVEETVEQCSGETVGIPANSVANMTISVPIVTWECTIQNSKVINNVYEILMTIRLPMPHCNAKVSVPILLGERERDLPPVEQGIDIARLMDEHTLPPPYREIEA from the coding sequence ATGGGAGTGGCGTGCCAAATATTGATCGATAGACCGAGTGAAGGAGTTCATCGGCCTGGCGGGCCCGTCTCCGGCGTCATCAAGTACGCTATAGACGTGCCTACAAAGTACGAATACGCCACAATCTCGCTCATGGGCCAAGCGTATTGCTCGTGGCACGAAACCGAAGATGACAATTCCAGAACCAGGTACACGGGCACGGACATAGTCATACGTAAAGTGGACAGTTTGCTGCCTAGATACACAGATAACCTACCGATAGGCGCTTACGAGTATAGGTTTGTGTACACCCTTCCGCACGACATACCCTCATCGTTCCAGCACGCGCGGGGTCACATCAACTACGCGATAATCTTGGAATTCAAGAAACAGGCCGTTCTCACACTGACAAAAGTCTTCAAACAGGACATAGTCGTGCGCAGTTACTTAGATCACGTGCGCCCGATTCCCGACACACCGATCACGTTCCAAATGGAGAAGACGTTGTTCAAACCGCTGTCCTCAGGTAATCAGACGATAAACTTAAAAGCCAGAATTGCTAAGCCGTATGTAAAACCGGGGGAGAGGGTGGACATCAAACTAATCATAAACAACGACACAAGCGTGAACATAAAGAGTATAAAGGCAGAACTTGTTAGAAAGACTGTGTTCACAGCCGATTGCTGGAAGTCCAGGGTAGTGGAGGAAACAGTAGAACAGTGTAGCGGGGAGACCGTGGGAATACCGGCGAATAGTGTGGCGAACATGACTATCAGCGTGCCGATTGTGACTTGGGAGTGCACCATCCAGAACAGTAAGGTGATCAACAACGTGTATGAAATCTTGATGACCATCAGACTGCCGATGCCTCACTGCAACGCTAAAGTCTCCGTGCCGATCCTGTTGGGCGAGCGGGAGCGGGACCTGCCCCCCGTAGAGCAAGGCATCGACATTGCTAGGCTTATGGATGAGCACACTCTGCCTCCGCCGTACAGGGAAATCGAGGCATGA
- the LOC119190460 gene encoding LOW QUALITY PROTEIN: dynein heavy chain 2, axonemal-like (The sequence of the model RefSeq protein was modified relative to this genomic sequence to represent the inferred CDS: inserted 4 bases in 2 codons), producing MLKMKRHEVAQANKLRNGLGKVEETTKLVGQMSEELAVAQVQVAEYTEQCIEYMGVINVQQRNADEQQRSXAARSKKTQEEEVQCKKLADAAXRDLASAMPALDEAVKALDALNKKDITEVKSYAKPPQKVEMVLEAVLILLQKEPTWAEAKRQLGDQYFLDRLREFDKDNISDKTLKKIGTYTAKPDFDPEIVGTVSLAAKSLCLWVRAIEKYGKVYKIVKPKKERLEEALESLRMKQQILAEARAKLRELSEMIARLQREYDEKVAQKDELERKSKLLQLKLERAEALISGLSGERERWEQTVERLDKEFDNLPGDCLIATGFVAYLGPFVSEYREALMDDWFNEVYNEAVPVTMDLSMKNFLLDDATLRDWNYMGLPDDNFSAENGIIVVRATRWPLAVDPQGQALIWISRLEEQNDIQLVDFGQPNYLKVMETCLTEGKPIIVQNVGEVLDPSIAPIPDKAIVKIGNSMVIKFNEKMVPYNEDFKMYLTTKLGNPVYTPETLTKTTMVNFAVKEQGLTSQLLGIVVRKERPQLEQMKDNLVMTIANNKKTLMDLENDLLRIMYESQVPLLENEELFVTLQTSQRTSLEVKDALITSQETEREIDTARQGYVPVAVRASVLFFALNDLSRIDPMYQFSLDAYIDLFTYSIDRSPKGGELEDRINNLNEFHTYAVYKNTCRALFERHKLLLSFHMVSRILFQMGKMNINEYLFLLKGGVVLDRSEQPDNPTNWMPDECWDNVTELDKLPGFHGVIDAFEVFSKEWREWYLNPEPELQPLIGDWNDICNDFQRILFVRSLRVDRVSACITTFIINVLGPRYVEPPVLDIKAAWEESSWKTSLLFVLSPGVDPTASLIQLAVDVKMFDKFQSLSLGQGQAPTAARMLAHGMKEGGWVFLANCHLACEWLGSLRGLDNPKIHPRFRLWLTSMPDDKFPLNILQRSIKMTTEPPQGLKGNMVRIFANINEDKFDEATPKYRRLLFCVSFFHCTLIARKRFRQLGYNAVYSFNDADFDVSDNLLANYLEEYEEVPWDALRYLFAIINYGGHITDDWDKRVLIAYINQFFCEEALDTPFYRLSSLPAYHIPRDGSLESYRDFLDVLPAAERAESVGQHASADVATLAQDAIIMTSTLFALASTGGGGGGGGEDQKVDELAAEMLSKLPNKIDVETTERMMGPEIVMPMCVSLLQEIGYYNVLITAITAGLKEMRRAIEGLVVMSEMLEDMYTCIFEGKVPSFWQKGRPSMKPLGSWCRELWLRGAHLGGWANAPRAPPTLCWLPAFVAPTGFLTAVMQTTARGEGWPIDTLCWEFTVMPLDEGSFVRPPRDGGVYIRGQYLEGASWFKKEGYLQEPLPMQLVYPLTPIHFKPIRATGKRLKNRYICPCYYYPMRKGSVRGRSGPSLRQGDL from the exons ATGTTGAAAATGAAACGGCACGAGGTGGCGCAAGCGAATAAGTTGAGGAACGGCCTGGGGAAGGTGGAGGAGACCACCAAACTGGTGGGGCAGATGTCTGAGGAGCTCGCGGTGGCGCAG GTACAAGTGGCGGAGTACACGGAGCAGTGCATCGAGTACATGGGCGTGATCAACGTGCAGCAGCGCAACGCGGACGAGCAGCAGCGCAG GGCGGCGCGCAGCAAGAAGACGCAGGAGGAGGAGGTGCAGTGCAAGAAGCTCGCCGACGCCGC GCGCGACCTCGCCAGCGCCATGCCCGCCCTCGACGAGGCCGTCAAG GCATTAGACGCTCTGAACAAGAAGGACATCACTGAAGTGAAGTCCTACGCGAAGCCACCGCAGAAGGTCGAGATGGTGCTGGAAGCAGTACTTATCTTATTACAG AAAGAGCCGACATGGGCGGAGGCGAAGCGTCAGCTCGGCGACCAGTACTTCCTGGACCGGCTCCGTGAGTTCGACAAGGACAACATTTCGGACAAGACGCTAAAGAAGATCGGCACGTACACCGCCAAGCCGGACTTCGACCCGGAGATCGTGGGCACCGTCTCACTCGCCGCCAAGTCGCTGTGTTTGTGGGTCCGCGCCATCGAGAAGTACGGCAAGGTCTACAA AATAGTAAAGCCCAAAAAAGAACGTCTAGAAGAAGCCCTGGAATCGCTCCGCATGAAGCAGCAGATCTTGGCGGAGGCACGCGCCAAGCTGAGGGAGTTGAGCGAGATGATAGCTCGTCTGCAGCGCGAGTACGACGAGAAGGTCGCGCAGAAGGACGAGCTCGAGCGCAAGTCCAAGCTGCTGCAGCTCAAGCTGGAGCGGGCGGAGGCGCTCATCTCGGGACTGTCGG GTGAGAGGGAACGATGGGAGCAGACGGTGGAGCGACTGGACAAGGAGTTCGACAACTTGCCCGGCGACTGCCTCATCGCGACCGGCTTCGTCGCGTACCTCGGGCCCTTCGTTTCCGAGTACCGGGAGGCATTGATGGACGATTGGTTTAATGAG GTGTACAACGAAGCCGTGCCTGTGACCATGGACCTAAGCATGAAGAATTTCTTGCTGGACGACGCTACCCTCAGGGATTGGAACTATATGGGGTTACCTG ATGATAACTTCAGTGCGGAGAACGGCATTATCGTGGTGCGAGCCACTCGCTGGCCGCTGGCCGTGGACCCTCAGGGTCAGGCGCTCATCTGGATCTCCAGGCTAGAGGAGCAAAACGACATACAG CTTGTTGACTTCGGCCAACCTAACTACCTAAAAGTCATGGAGACATGCTTGACTGAAGGGAAGCCGATCATCGTCCAGAACGTGGGCGAGGTCCTGGATCCGTCCATAGCGCCTATCCCGGACAAGGCTATTGTGAAGATAGGCAATTCGATGGTTATCAAGTTCAACGAGAAGATGGTCCCGTACAATGAagactttaaaatgtatttgactACTAAACTAG GTAATCCTGTATACACTCCGGAGACGTTAACCAAGACGACGATGGTGAACTTCGCGGTGAAGGAGCAGGGCCTGACGTCACAGCTGCTCGGCATCGTGGTCCGCAAGGAACGGCCCCAGCTCGAGCAGATGAAGGACAACCTCGTCATGACCATCGCAAATAACAAGAAAACGCTG ATGGACCTCGAGAACGACTTGCTGCGCATAATGTACGAGTCGCAGGTACCTTTGTTAGAAAACGAGGAGTTGTTCGTGACCCTGCAGACCTCTCAGCGGACCTCGCTGGAGGTCAAGGATGCTCTCATCACCTCGCAGGAGACCGAGCGGGAGATCGACACTGCTAGACAG GGCTACGTACCAGTAGCAGTGCGTGCATCGGTCTTGTTTTTCGCACTGAACGACCTGTCGCGCATCGACCCGATGTACCAGTTCTCCCTGGACGCGTACATCGACCTGTTCACGTACTCCATTGACCGCAGCCCCAAGGGGGGTGAGCTGGAGGACCGCATCAACAACCTCAACGAATTCCACACTTATGCGGTGTACAA GAACACGTGCCGAGCCCTGTTCGAGCGACACAAGTTGTTGCTGTCGTTCCACATGGTGTCGCGCATCCTGTTCCAGATGGGCAAGATGAACATCAACGAGTACCTGTTCCTGCTCAAGGGAGGCGTCGTGCTCGACAGGTCTGAACAGCCGGACAACCCCACTA ACTGGATGCCGGACGAGTGTTGGGACAACGTGACGGAGCTGGACAAGCTGCCCGGCTTCCACGGCGTCATCGACGCGTTCGAGGTGTTCAGCAAGGAGTGGCGCGAGTGGTACCTCAACCCCGAGCCTGAGCTGCAGCCGCTCATTG GTGATTGGAACGACATCTGCAACGACTTCCAACGCATCCTGTTCGTTCGGTCGCTGCGCGTGGACCGCGTGTCTGCCTGCATCACCACCTTCATCATCAACGTCCTCGGCCCGCGGTACGTGGAGCCGCCCGTGTTGGACATCAAG GCTGCCTGGGAAGAGTCCTCTTGGAAGACGTCTCTTCTTTTCGTGCTATCGCCTGGGGTCGACCCTACTGCGTCTCTCATTCAGCTGGCCGTCGATGTGAAGATGTTTGACAAGTTCCAGTCGCTCAGTCTTGGGCAAGGACAAGCGCCTACGGCGGCTAG GATGCTAGCCCACGGTATGAAGGAAGGTGGTTGGGTGTTCCTGGCCAACTGCCACCTGGCGTGTGAGTGGCTCGGGTCGCTGCGAGGACTGGATAATCCTAAGATCCATCCGCGGTTCCGGCTCTGGCTTACCTCCATGCCGGATGATAAATTTCCTCTCAACATACTGCAGAGGAGTATCAAGATGACCACGGAACCGCCGCAG GGTCTGAAAGGTAATATGGTGCGCATATTCGCGAATATAAACGAGGACAAGTTCGACGAGGCGACGCCCAAGTATCGCCGGCTGCTGTTCTGCGTGTCGTTCTTCCACTGCACGCTCATCGCCAGGAAGCGCTTCCGACAGCTCGGCTACAACGCCGTGTATAGCTTCAACGATGCTGATTTTGAT GTATCAGACAACCTCCTAGCGAACTATCTGGAAGAGTACGAGGAGGTCCCGTGGGACGCGCTGCGCTACCTGTTCGCGATCATCAACTACGGCGGCCACATCACCGACGACTGGGACAAGCGCGTGCTCATCGCGTACATCAACCAGTTCTTCTGCGAGGAGGCGCTCGACACACCCTTCTATAG GCTGTCGTCGCTGCCGGCGTACCACATCCCGCGGGACGGCAGCCTGGAGTCGTACCGCGACTTCCTGGACGTGCTGCCGGCGGCCGAGCGCGCCGAGTCCGTGGGGCAGCACGCCTCCGCCGACGTCGCCACGCTGGCGCAG GATGCAATCATAATGACGTCCACACTGTTTGCGCTCGCGTCgaccggcggcggcggcggaggTGGCGGAGAAGATCAGAAG GTGGACGAGCTGGCGGCAGAGATGCTGTCGAAACTGCCGAACAAGATCGACGTGGAGACGACGGAGCGCATGATGGGCCCCGAGATCGTGATGCCGATGTGCGTGTCGCTGCTGCAGGAGATCGGCTACTACAACGTGCTCATCACCGCCATCACCGCCGGGCTCAAG GAGATGCGGCGTGCCATCGAGGGTCTGGTGGTTATGTCCGAGATGTTGGAGGACATGTACACGTGCATATTCGAGGGGAAAGTACCTTCCTTCTGGCAGAAAG GGCGTCCGTCGATGAAGCCGCTGGGGTCGTGGTGCCGCGAGCTGTGGCTGCGCGGGGCGCACCTGGGCGGGTGGGCCAACGCGCCCCGCGCGCCCCCCACGCTGTGCTGGCTGCCCGCCTTCGTCGCGCCCACCGGCTTCCTCACCGCTGTCATGCAG ACGACGGCCCGCGGCGAGGGCTGGCCGATCGACACGCTGTGCTGGGAGTTCACGGTGATGCCTCTGGACGAGGGCTCGTTCGTGCGACCGCCACGAGACGGCGGCGTCTACATACG
- the LOC119190501 gene encoding dynein heavy chain 2, axonemal-like produces the protein MPDECWDNVTELDKLPGFHGVIDAFEVFSKEWREWYLNPEPELQPLIGDWNDICNDFQRILFVRSLRVDRVSACITTFIINVLGPRYVEPPVLDIKAAWEESSWKTSLLFVLSPGVDPTASLIQLAVDVKMFDKFQSLSLGQGQAPTAARMLAHGMKEGGWVFLANCHLACEWLGSLRGLDNPKIHPRFRLWLTSMPDDKFPLNILQRSIKMTTEPPQGLKGNMVRIFANINEDKFDEATPKYRRLLFCVSFFHCTLIARKRFRQLGYNAVYSFNDADFDVSDNLLANYLEEYEEVPWDALRYLFAIINYGGHITDDWDKRVLIAYINQFFCEEALDTPFYRYQFCYWWWIILCA, from the exons ATGCCGGACGAGTGTTGGGACAACGTGACGGAGCTGGACAAGCTGCCCGGCTTCCACGGCGTCATCGACGCGTTCGAGGTGTTCAGCAAGGAGTGGCGCGAGTGGTACCTCAACCCTGAGCCTGAGCTGCAGCCGCTCATTG GTGATTGGAACGACATCTGCAACGACTTCCAGCGCATCCTGTTCGTTCGGTCGCTGCGCGTGGACCGCGTGTCCGCCTGCATCACCACCTTCATTATCAACGTCCTCGGCCCGCGGTACGTGGAGCCGCCCGTGCTCGACATCAAG GCTGCTTGGGAAGAGTCCTCTTGGAAGACGTCTCTTCTTTTCGTGCTATCGCCTGGGGTCGACCCCACTGCGTCTCTCATTCAGCTGGCCGTCGACGTGAAGATGTTTGATAAGTTCCAGTCGCTCAGTCTTGGGCAAGGACAAGCGCCTACGGCGGCTAG GATGCTAGCCCACGGTATGAAGGAAGGTGGTTGGGTGTTCCTGGCCAACTGCCACCTGGCGTGTGAGTGGCTCGGGTCGCTGCGAGGACTGGATAATCCTAAGATCCATCCGCGGTTCCGGCTCTGGCTTACCTCCATGCCGGATGATAAATTTCCTCTCAACATACTGCAGAGGAGTATCAAGATGACCACGGAACCGCCGCAG GGTCTGAAAGGTAATATGGTGCGCATATTCGCGAACATAAACGAGGACAAGTTCGACGAGGCGACGCCCAAGTATCGCCGGCTGCTGTTCTGCGTGTCGTTCTTCCACTGCACGCTCATCGCCAGGAAGCGATTCCGACAGCTCGGCTACAACGCCGTGTATAGCTTCAACGATGCTGATTTTGAC GTATCAGACAACCTCCTAGCGAACTATCTGGAAGAGTACGAGGAGGTCCCGTGGGACGCGCTGCGGTACCTGTTCGCGATCATCAACTACGGCGGCCACATCACCGACGACTGGGACAAGCGCGTGCTCATCGCGTACATCAACCAGTTCTTCTGCGAGGAGGCGCTCGACACACCCTTCTATAGGTACCAGTTTTGTTACTGGTGGTGGatcatattatgtgcctga
- the LOC119190461 gene encoding dynein-1-beta heavy chain, flagellar inner arm I1 complex-like, whose translation MRDGRLSSLPAYHIPRDGSLESYRDFLDVLPAAERAESVGQHASADVATLAQDAIIMTSTLFALASTGGGGGGGGEDQKASL comes from the exons ATGCGTGATGGCAGGCTGTCGTCGCTGCCCGCGTACCACATCCCGCGGGACGGCAGCCTGGAGTCGTACCGCGACTTCCTGGACGTGCTGCCGGCGGCCGAGCGCGCCGAGTCCGTGGGGCAGCACGCCTCCGCCGACGTCGCCACGCTGGCGCAG GATGCAATCATAATGACGTCCACACTGTTTGCGCTCGCGTCGACCGGCGGTGGCGGCGGAGGTGGCGGAGAAGATCAGAAGGCtagtttataa
- the LOC119190491 gene encoding arrestin domain-containing protein 5-like, which translates to MGVACQILIDRPSEGVHRPGGPVSGVIKYAVDVPTKYEHATISLMGQAYCSWHETEDDNSRTRYTGTDIVICKVDSLLPRYTDTLPIGAYEYRFVYTLPHDIPSSFQHAWGHINYAIILEFKKQAVLTLTKVFKQYIVVRSYLDHVRPIPDTPITFQMEKTLFKPLSSGNQKINLKARIAKPSVKPGERVDIKLIINNDTSVNIKSIKAELVRKTVFTADCWKSRVAEETVEQCGGETVGVSANSVANMTISVPIVTWECTIQNSKVINNVYEILMTIRLPMPHCNAKVSVPILLGERERDLPPVEQGIDIARLMDEHTLPPPYREIEA; encoded by the coding sequence ATGGGAGTGGCGTGCCAAATATTGATCGATAGACCGAGTGAAGGAGTTCATCGGCCTGGCGGACCCGTCTCCGGCGTCATCAAGTACGCTGTAGACGTGCCTACAAAGTACGAACACGCCACAATCTCGCTCATGGGCCAGGCGTATTGCTCGTGGCACGAAACCGAAGATGACAATTCCAGAACCAGGTACACGGGCACGGACATAGTCATATGTAAAGTGGACAGTTTGCTGCCTAGATACACAGATACCCTACCGATAGGCGCTTACGAGTATAGGTTTGTGTACACCCTTCCGCACGACATACCCTCATCGTTCCAGCACGCGTGGGGTCACATCAACTACGCGATAATCTTGGAATTCAAGAAACAGGCCGTTCTCACACTGACAAAAGTCTTCAAACAGTACATAGTCGTGCGCAGTTACTTAGATCACGTGCGCCCGATTCCCGACACACCGATCACGTTCCAAATGGAGAAGACATTGTTCAAACCGCTGTCCTCAGGTAATCAGAAGATAAACTTAAAAGCCAGGATTGCTAAGCCGTCTGTAAAACCGGGGGAGAGGGTGGACATCAAACTAATCATAAACAACGACACAAGCGTGAACATAAAGAGTATAAAGGCAGAACTTGTAAGAAAGACTGTGTTCACAGCAGATTGCTGGAAGTCCAGAGTAGCGGAGGAAACAGTAGAACAGTGTGGGGGAGAGACCGTGGGAGTATCGGCGAATAGTGTAGCGAACATGACTATCAGCGTGCCGATTGTGACTTGGGAGTGCACCATCCAAAACAGCAAGGTGATCAACAACGTGTATGAGATCTTGATGACCATCAGACTGCCGATGCCTCACTGCAACGCTAAAGTCTCGGTGCCGATCCTGTTGGGCGAGCGGGAGCGGGATCTGCCCCCCGTAGAGCAAGGCATCGACATCGCTAGGCTTATGGATGAGCATACTCTGCCTCCGCCGTACAGGGAAATCGAGGCATGA
- the LOC119190462 gene encoding arrestin domain-containing protein 17-like, which translates to MGVLCQILIDRPFDGVHRAGGPVTGVVKYALDQPKEYKDIILALRGESWCHWSESDTDNETYNYTGKESHVCEEVSLLNPTHRTRTLPAGAYEHRFLFTLPKIIPPSFKTRTGHVCYKILLEFKKDAVFNATKSFKAEITVRNHLDATLLDTPTVFGADHKLFKPMSFGKQEVYLKGEIATPYIIPGDRAHLKLMITNDSTVHVKCLRAELVRCTIYTADGGRTANREKKIKNCMVETAEVRPRSKAEMAVTVPTLELERTVQHSKVISNEYKILVTAVLPVPHRNVTVMVPILLGDRACSRHER; encoded by the coding sequence ATGGGCGTGTTGTGTCAAATATTGATCGACAGGCCGTTCGACGGCGTGCACAGAGCCGGTGGGCCCGTCACCGGCGTCGTCAAGTACGCCCTGGACCAGCCTAAAGAGTACAAGGACATCATACTCGCGCTCAGAGGTGAATCATGGTGTCACTGGTCCGAGAGCGACACCGACAACGAAACCTACAACTACACGGGAAAAGAATCCCACGTCTGTGAAGAAGTGAGTCTGCTGAACCCCACGCACAGGACGCGAACACTCCCAGCAGGCGCATACGAGCACAGGTTTCTCTTCACGTTGCCAAAGATCATCCCACCGTCCTTTAAGACGCGGACGGGCCACGTGTGTTACAAGATACTGTTGGAGTTCAAGAAAGACGCCGTCTTCAACGCCACTAAGAGTTTCAAAGCGGAAATAACTGTACGCAACCACTTGGACGCTACATTATTAGACACACCAACTGTTTTTGGTGCGGACCACAAATTATTCAAGCCGATGTCTTTCGGGAAACAAGAGGTATATTTGAAAGGCGAGATAGCGACACCTTATATAATACCGGGAGACAGAGCTCACCTCAAATTGATGATAACTAACGATAGCACCGTACACGTGAAATGTTTAAGAGCGGAGCTGGTCAGATGTACTATATATACAGCGGACGGCGGAAGGACTGCAAACCGAGAGAAGAAGATTAAAAACTGCATGGTGGAGACTGCGGAGGTGCGGCCGCGCAGCAAAGCCGAGATGGCAGTCACCGTGCCAACACTGGAGCTAGAGCGCACCGTGCAACACAGCAAGGTGATATCCAACGAGTATAAGATCCTGGTGACGGCTGTTTTGCCGGTGCCGCATCGCAACGTTACGGTCATGGTGCCGATCTTGCTGGGCGACAGAGCATGTTCACGGCATGAACGTTAG